The Paenibacillus tianjinensis genome has a window encoding:
- a CDS encoding DegV family protein encodes MNRTVIVTDSTSDIPPALAEKYGIEVVPLTLMFGEEAFRDNIDMTPEQFYERLPRSPQLPTTSQPSPVEYMKVYSSILERNPDCRVLSFHISSGLSGTYQSAVLAKSMLEEQGEVITVVDSLSASYGFGFMVVAAARMAAEGKAPAEILESVEQLRQSRKLYFLVDTLEYLQKGGRIGKASAILGTLLNIKPILSIDAEGIIYAVEKVRGRKKAVARMIELFKGDLPGVDKINVAVGHTAEPAYGEEFLQELAGHFTLEEKVLTNVGPVVGSHVGNGTLAVFIWPA; translated from the coding sequence ATGAATCGTACGGTCATTGTCACTGACAGCACATCAGATATCCCGCCGGCACTGGCGGAGAAGTACGGCATTGAAGTCGTACCGCTTACGCTTATGTTCGGTGAAGAAGCTTTCCGGGATAATATCGATATGACACCGGAACAGTTCTATGAGCGTCTTCCCCGCTCACCGCAGTTACCGACAACTTCTCAGCCATCACCGGTTGAATATATGAAGGTGTACAGCAGCATTTTGGAGCGTAACCCTGATTGCCGTGTACTTTCTTTTCATATTTCATCCGGGCTCAGCGGTACATACCAGTCCGCCGTGCTCGCCAAATCGATGCTTGAGGAACAGGGAGAAGTTATCACTGTTGTTGATTCACTGTCCGCATCCTACGGGTTCGGATTTATGGTAGTAGCAGCTGCGCGAATGGCAGCGGAAGGCAAGGCGCCGGCAGAAATTCTGGAATCCGTAGAACAACTGCGCCAGTCCCGCAAGTTGTATTTTTTGGTCGATACACTGGAATATCTGCAGAAAGGCGGCAGAATCGGCAAAGCGTCTGCAATTCTGGGCACGCTACTCAATATTAAGCCGATACTTTCCATTGATGCCGAAGGTATCATCTATGCGGTAGAGAAGGTCAGAGGCCGTAAAAAGGCAGTAGCCCGAATGATCGAGCTGTTCAAGGGGGATCTGCCGGGTGTGGACAAAATCAACGTGGCCGTGGGTCATACGGCTGAACCGGCTTACGGCGAAGAATTCCTGCAGGAATTGGCCGGGCACTTTACCCTGGAAGAGAAGGTGCTGACCAATGTCGGTCCCGTTGTAGGCAGCCATGTGGGCAACGGTACTCTAGCCGTATTCATTTGGCCCGCGTAA
- the recG gene encoding ATP-dependent DNA helicase RecG: MNTLLSLDQIEVKQITGVSAQKQSELHAFGVFTVKDLLEYYPFRYEDFRPKTLSEVKHGDKATLVAKVIGIPVLQRFGGKSRISCKMVAEPWMFTAIWFNQTYVREQLTVGREIVITGKWDQKRSQINVTNYEFPDRGEGKTGTLQPVYSVGGKITQTWLRKVINQAMQQFGELIPEILPQVILRKYDFMPRKRAIATIHQPEDTREGQQGRRRMVYEELFLFQLKVQAFRVLNQGRMDGVVHTVDNSTVRQFVRSLPFELTDAQKHVELEILQDMRSGYCMNRLLQGDVGSGKTVLAAIALYATVRSGFQGALMVPTEILAEQHMRSLTKMFEPFGITVGLLTGSVNGRKRKELLASLQMGLLDVVVGTHALIQEDVFFRALGLVVTDEQHRFGVNQRSILRRKGYNPDVLTMTATPIPRTLAITVFGDMDVSTLSERPKGRVPITTYWVKHDLMERVLKLVNREVDQGRQAYLICPLIEESEKLDVQNAIDLHVQMSQAFPGYKVGLLHGRMTPAEKDEVMRAFYSNEIQLLVSTTVVEVGVDVPNATLMIIIDADRFGLSQLHQLRGRVGRGQHASYCVLVADPKSEIGRERMTAMTDTDDGFEVSRRDLELRGPGDFFGTKQSGLPEFRLADMTADFEVLEQARDDAAGLLKEASFWTSPDYAPLRSYLQSEQIFQGDIID; the protein is encoded by the coding sequence ATGAATACACTGCTATCATTAGATCAAATTGAAGTCAAACAAATAACTGGCGTGAGCGCTCAAAAGCAAAGTGAGCTTCACGCCTTTGGCGTCTTTACAGTGAAGGATTTGCTGGAGTATTATCCGTTCCGTTATGAGGATTTCCGGCCTAAGACACTGAGTGAGGTCAAGCACGGCGACAAGGCTACACTGGTGGCTAAGGTGATCGGCATACCAGTGCTGCAGCGTTTTGGCGGCAAATCACGGATAAGCTGCAAAATGGTCGCCGAACCGTGGATGTTCACGGCGATCTGGTTCAATCAGACCTATGTCCGCGAACAGCTGACCGTTGGCCGTGAGATTGTGATTACGGGTAAATGGGATCAGAAGCGGAGCCAGATTAATGTAACGAATTATGAGTTTCCGGACCGCGGAGAGGGTAAGACAGGTACATTGCAGCCTGTCTATTCGGTCGGAGGGAAAATCACACAGACTTGGCTGCGTAAGGTCATCAATCAGGCCATGCAGCAGTTTGGAGAGCTGATTCCGGAGATCCTGCCGCAGGTAATCCTTCGGAAATATGATTTCATGCCGCGTAAACGGGCAATTGCTACGATTCATCAGCCCGAAGATACCCGAGAAGGCCAGCAGGGACGGCGCCGGATGGTGTACGAGGAGCTCTTTCTGTTCCAGCTCAAGGTGCAGGCATTCCGCGTGCTGAATCAGGGCAGAATGGATGGTGTGGTGCACACGGTCGATAATTCTACAGTCCGCCAGTTTGTGCGCAGCCTTCCGTTTGAGCTGACGGATGCCCAGAAGCATGTGGAGCTGGAGATTCTGCAGGATATGCGTTCCGGCTACTGCATGAACCGTCTGCTTCAAGGGGATGTGGGCTCCGGTAAAACGGTCCTCGCGGCCATTGCGCTGTACGCTACCGTAAGATCGGGTTTTCAGGGGGCGCTGATGGTGCCGACTGAAATTCTCGCCGAACAGCACATGCGCTCGCTGACCAAGATGTTCGAGCCTTTTGGCATCACAGTCGGCCTTCTGACGGGAAGCGTCAACGGCCGCAAGCGCAAGGAGCTGCTTGCTTCGCTGCAGATGGGGCTGCTGGATGTTGTGGTGGGAACCCACGCATTGATTCAGGAGGATGTATTCTTTCGCGCACTCGGTCTGGTGGTCACGGATGAGCAGCATCGTTTCGGGGTGAACCAGCGCAGCATCTTGCGGCGCAAGGGCTACAATCCTGATGTGCTCACGATGACGGCGACGCCGATACCGCGTACGCTTGCGATAACAGTATTCGGTGATATGGACGTGTCTACATTGTCTGAGCGCCCGAAAGGGCGAGTGCCTATTACTACCTATTGGGTCAAGCATGACCTGATGGAACGGGTGCTGAAGCTGGTGAACCGGGAGGTAGACCAGGGCAGACAGGCGTATCTGATTTGTCCGCTCATCGAGGAGTCGGAGAAGCTGGATGTGCAGAACGCGATCGATCTGCATGTGCAGATGTCTCAAGCTTTCCCCGGCTACAAGGTAGGATTGCTGCACGGACGGATGACCCCAGCGGAAAAAGATGAGGTCATGCGGGCCTTCTATAGTAATGAGATTCAGCTGCTCGTCTCCACTACAGTGGTAGAGGTCGGAGTTGATGTTCCTAACGCCACACTGATGATCATCATAGACGCTGACCGATTTGGCCTGTCGCAGCTGCACCAGCTGCGCGGCCGGGTCGGCCGCGGCCAGCATGCTTCCTACTGTGTACTTGTGGCCGATCCGAAATCGGAAATTGGCCGGGAGCGGATGACAGCCATGACCGACACGGATGACGGGTTCGAAGTGTCGCGGCGCGATTTAGAGCTGCGGGGTCCTGGGGATTTCTTCGGCACGAAGCAGAGCGGCCTTCCGGAATTCCGGCTGGCGGACATGACAGCTGATTTCGAAGTGCTGGAGCAGGCACGAGATGATGCCGCCGGGCTGCTGAAAGAGGCGTCATTCTGGACTTCACCCGATTATGCGCCGCTGCGCAGCTATTTACAGAGCGAGCAAATATTCCAAGGCGATATAATTGATTAA
- a CDS encoding stage VI sporulation protein F, producing MGYQQYGISPQLVERIKLKMKNPAVKERIKNMINGISKQELQDTAVVRRLVRNASAVLSEKLTGAQEEQIVKFVIAQKIDPSNTFHLIRLWGMFR from the coding sequence TTGGGTTATCAGCAATACGGAATCAGTCCACAGCTGGTGGAGCGGATCAAGCTGAAGATGAAGAATCCGGCGGTTAAGGAACGGATTAAGAACATGATTAACGGGATCTCCAAGCAGGAGCTGCAGGATACAGCGGTGGTACGCAGGCTTGTACGCAATGCCTCGGCAGTGCTGAGCGAGAAACTGACAGGGGCCCAGGAGGAACAGATCGTTAAATTTGTAATTGCGCAGAAGATAGATCCCAGCAATACTTTTCATCTTATACGTTTATGGGGGATGTTCCGCTGA